In Dryobates pubescens isolate bDryPub1 chromosome 8, bDryPub1.pri, whole genome shotgun sequence, a genomic segment contains:
- the SLC18A3 gene encoding vesicular acetylcholine transporter gives MSEAGGADRARAAVARLAEAVGDRRRRLGTAMGEARRQRRLLLLVVCVALLLDNMLYMVIVPIIPDYIAAMRGGEHAARPSTPAGGNESGSSGGNRSLLPARYPAGAGGNEDVQIGVLFASKAMLQLLVNPLSGTLIDRVGYEAPLLAGLAVMFLSTTTFAFAQNYATLFTARSLQGLGSAFADTAGIALIADRYAEEPARSRALGTALACISFGSLAAPPFGGVLYEFAGQRVPFLVLACVCLLDGVLLLALAPPWASGARANMPVGTPIHRLMVDPYIAVVAGALATCNIPLAFLEPTIANWMKESMGASEWEVGLTWLPAFFPHVLGVYVTVRLAAAYPHLQWFYGALGMAIIGASSCLVPACRNFGQVIVPLCGICFGIALVDTALLPTLAFLVDVRHVSVYGSVYAIADISYCVAYALGPIVAGQIVHTMGFAQLNLGMGLANVLYAPVLLLLKNVCQMKPSHSERNILLEEGPKGLYDTIKMEERKGMSKSLQPVGETEENSMDSYRRDLTGASEEDSSDYEYS, from the coding sequence ATGTCGGAAGCGGGGGGCGCGGACCGGGCGCGTGCCGCCGTGGCGCGGCTCGCAGAGGCGGTGGGCGACCGGCGGCGGCGGCTAGGCACCGCCATGGGGGAggcgcggcggcagcggcggctaCTGTTGCTGGTGGTGTGcgtggcactgctgctggacaACATGCTCTACATGGTCATCGTGCCCATCATACCCGACTACATCGCGGCCATGCGCGGCGGGGAACATGCCGCCCGACCGTCCACGCCCGCGGGGGGCAACGAGAGTGGCAGCAGCGGCGGCAACCGGAGCCTCCTGCCGGCGCGGTACCCTGCGGGCGCAGGGGGCAACGAGGACGTGCAGATCGGAGTGCTCTTCGCCTCCAAggccatgctgcagctgctggtgaaCCCACTCAGCGGCACTCTCATCGACCGCGTGGGCTACGAGGCCCCGCTGCTGGCCGGGCTGGCAGTCATGTtcctctccaccaccaccttcgCCTTCGCCCAGAACTACGCGACGCTGTTCACGGCGCGtagcctgcaggggctgggctcggCCTTCGCCGACACCGCGGGCATCGCGCTCATCGCTGACCGCTACGCCGAGGAGCCGGCGCGGAGCCGTGCCCTGGGTACGGCGCTGGCCTGCATCTCCTTCGGCAGCCTCGCGGCCCCACCCTTCGGCGGCGTGCTCTATGAGTTCGCTGGCCAGCGGGTGCCCTTCCTGGTCCTGGCCTGCGTCTGCCTCCTCGATGGTGTGCTGCTTCTGGCACTGGCGCCACCCTGGGCCTCTGGGGCGCGGGCAAACATGCCCGTTGGCACCCCCATTCACCGTCTCATGGTGGACCCCTACATCGCTGTGGTGGCAGGGGCCTTGGCCACCTGCAATATCCCCctggctttcctggagcccaCCATCGCCAACTGGATGAAGGAGTCCATGGGGGCCAGCGAATGGGAGGTGGGCCTCACCTGGCTACCCGCCTTCTTTCCCCATGTGCTGGGTGTCTACGTCACTGTCCGGCTGGCTGCTGCATACCCCCACCTCCAGTGGTTTTATGGGGCCTTGGGCATGGCCATCAttggtgccagctcctgcctggtgcCAGCCTGCAGGAATTTCGGGCAGGTTATTGTTCCCCTCTGTGGCATATGCTTTGGCATTGCCCTtgtggacacagccctgctgcccaccctagCCTTTTTGGTGGATGTGCGCCATGTCTCTGTCTACGGCAGCGTTTATGCCATCGCAGACATCTCCTACTGTGTAGCGTATGCTCTGGGGCCCATCGTGGCTGGCCAGATTGTGCATACCATGGGCTTTGCACAGCTCAACCTGGGCATGGGGCTGGCCAACGTGCTTTATGCCCCTGTCCTCCTCTTACTCAAAAACGTCTGCCAAATGAAACCTTCTCACTCAGAGAGGAACATCCTGCTTGAAGAAGGACCTAAGGGACTATATGACACCATCAAAATGGAGGAGCGCAAAGGCATGAGCAAAAGCCTCCAGCCAGTGGGAGAGACAGAAGAGAACAGCATGGACTCTTACCGTAGAGACCTGACAGGGGCATCTGAGGAGGACTCATCAGATTATGAGTATAGTTAA